From a region of the Methanobrevibacter thaueri genome:
- a CDS encoding tetratricopeptide repeat protein has product MFKKRISDNLLKKAEYYSDRFENEKAISYLDKLLIIDGNNIDGWLLKGLCHAFLFQKEESFRCFDKALKLDSNNLNVHLKKGVACYHMGEYELAIDSFNQIIEHIPDETFSLNKIGSCYLYLEKYDLALSYFNKVLEIDSEDSDALLNMGLYYNDLEMYDDALIYLDKCIEIQPNDGAALLQMANISKNKQDYHNALRYVNLALGQNPNDLMLQLTKNLLLSNIGEFEESVKGFKSISLEGIDNYGLISMYYIYYGQALQTMGKNDDALGLYDEYLTEYDRFPKDGIIAERDKVLGQMH; this is encoded by the coding sequence ATGTTTAAAAAGCGTATTTCTGATAATTTACTTAAAAAAGCAGAATATTATTCTGATAGGTTTGAAAATGAAAAGGCAATCAGTTATCTTGATAAGCTTCTAATCATTGATGGAAATAATATTGATGGTTGGTTGTTGAAGGGTTTGTGCCATGCATTTCTATTTCAAAAGGAAGAGTCGTTCAGATGCTTTGATAAGGCCTTAAAATTAGATTCCAATAATTTGAATGTTCATCTCAAAAAAGGGGTGGCTTGTTATCATATGGGGGAATATGAATTGGCAATCGATTCGTTCAATCAGATAATAGAACATATTCCGGATGAAACTTTCTCATTGAATAAAATCGGATCATGTTACCTCTATTTGGAAAAGTATGATTTGGCTTTGAGCTATTTCAATAAGGTTTTGGAGATTGACAGTGAAGATTCAGACGCTTTGCTTAATATGGGATTATATTACAATGATTTGGAAATGTATGATGATGCTTTAATCTACTTGGATAAATGTATTGAAATCCAACCGAATGACGGAGCCGCATTATTGCAGATGGCAAACATCTCTAAAAACAAACAGGATTATCATAATGCATTGAGATATGTCAATCTGGCTCTTGGCCAAAATCCTAATGATTTGATGCTTCAATTAACAAAAAATCTGCTATTGTCCAATATTGGTGAATTTGAAGAATCAGTAAAGGGATTTAAAAGTATTTCACTAGAAGGCATTGATAATTATGGTTTAATAAGCATGTACTATATTTATTATGGCCAAGCTTTACAGACAATGGGAAAGAATGATGATGCGTTAGGACTGTATGATGAGTATTTGACTGAATATGATCGGTTTCCTAAAGATGGGATTATTGCTGAAAGGGATAAGGTTTTAGGCCAAATGCATTAA
- a CDS encoding tetratricopeptide repeat protein, with amino-acid sequence MKFLSRRTEKKDFKNAKILLNNCEYEKSLKIFCSLLKKEYHPFLVLWNLSIICEKINKLDWLLKIVDNLIINSKFNYCDLLIHKANILFLKKDYEGSLICSDEVLNYQNDNKWAYLYKCRSLHALDAMNDFSALINEINNSKDSFLIYNGAYFFYEIGMYDESISCLDKCLLLEPNENVWRTKGDVLHDLAKFEDSLNAYEKSLSIEPSVIAWNNKGVVYNSLRKYEKAIICFDKCFDLNESYWEAIINKTKSYFELGDLDSAEYNCKLALKISQDNCRIWSTYATVLQESGKFEESLVAYDNALSLCPDDFESILYKMRLLYVTDYDFEELLIYANKVLEIENDNSFGWVCKFKALEKLNRFDELMLAYDKAFEIFPNDEELIKDKKVRISRMNADSN; translated from the coding sequence ATGAAATTTTTATCTAGAAGAACAGAAAAAAAAGATTTTAAAAACGCTAAAATATTATTAAATAATTGTGAATATGAAAAGTCTTTAAAAATATTCTGTTCATTATTAAAAAAGGAATATCATCCATTTTTAGTTTTATGGAATTTAAGCATAATATGTGAAAAAATAAATAAATTGGATTGGCTTTTAAAAATCGTTGATAATCTTATAATTAATAGTAAGTTTAATTATTGTGATTTGTTGATTCATAAGGCTAACATACTATTCTTAAAAAAAGATTATGAAGGCTCTTTAATCTGTTCGGATGAAGTCTTAAATTATCAAAACGACAATAAATGGGCGTATCTTTATAAATGCAGATCTTTACATGCACTAGATGCAATGAATGACTTTTCAGCTTTAATTAATGAGATTAATAATTCTAAGGATTCGTTCTTGATATATAATGGGGCTTATTTTTTTTATGAAATTGGCATGTATGATGAAAGTATTTCATGTTTAGACAAATGTTTACTATTAGAACCTAATGAAAATGTATGGAGAACGAAAGGGGATGTTTTACATGATTTGGCTAAATTTGAAGATTCATTAAATGCATATGAAAAATCTTTAAGTATCGAACCTTCAGTTATTGCTTGGAATAATAAAGGAGTTGTTTATAACTCTTTAAGGAAATATGAAAAGGCCATTATATGTTTTGATAAATGTTTTGATTTAAATGAAAGTTATTGGGAAGCAATAATAAATAAAACCAAATCCTATTTCGAATTAGGAGACTTGGATTCAGCGGAGTATAATTGTAAATTGGCTTTGAAAATATCTCAGGACAATTGTCGGATTTGGTCTACTTATGCAACTGTATTACAGGAATCTGGTAAATTTGAAGAATCTCTGGTTGCATATGATAATGCTTTAAGTTTATGTCCTGATGATTTTGAATCCATTTTGTACAAAATGAGACTTTTGTATGTGACGGATTATGATTTTGAAGAACTGTTAATATATGCTAATAAAGTATTGGAAATTGAAAACGATAATTCATTTGGATGGGTTTGTAAATTTAAAGCTTTAGAAAAATTAAATCGTTTCGATGAATTAATGCTTGCATATGATAAAGCTTTTGAAATTTTTCCCAATGATGAAGAGTTAATTAAAGACAAAAAAGTTCGTATTTCAAGAATGAATGCAGATTCTAATTAA
- a CDS encoding tetratricopeptide repeat protein — MSFLKDISLKNKKEYHKAQNFLEMGNYAEALDIFNTLLEKNFHVFYVLSNLIIIHKELNSLNVLLDKINDLMNDKQYNREELLIQKGYALYLLKDYDNAIECFDEVLNNDSDNLWACFYKFKVLKDMNVDVNFNLLFLKIKECDPDYYLSLSLGEFFLELGLMEESLFCFDLSLKKNSKNCNALIYKGLCLKEMGMYDKSLNTLDTCLELDPNNLIAWNYKGTIYNLMGKYHDALECFDKCLSIDSNSVPAIVNKATSYFHLGNIDVSLKCCEFALKLDSTNCPVWDNYATFLFHANRLDESLNAYDHALELCPKNINLLKNKLILLFNMGKWEEVFIFADEILNFDNELDWVEDYKRLALEELNKSN; from the coding sequence ACTATGCTGAAGCTTTAGATATTTTTAATACTTTATTGGAAAAAAATTTTCATGTATTTTATGTGTTGTCTAACTTGATTATCATTCATAAAGAATTGAATTCATTAAATGTTCTTTTAGATAAAATCAACGACTTGATGAATGATAAACAATATAATCGTGAAGAATTATTAATACAAAAGGGATATGCATTATATCTTTTGAAAGATTATGACAATGCCATTGAATGCTTTGATGAAGTTTTAAATAATGATTCTGATAATTTATGGGCATGTTTCTATAAATTCAAAGTTTTAAAAGATATGAATGTTGATGTGAATTTTAATTTATTGTTTTTAAAAATAAAGGAATGTGATCCTGATTATTATTTATCATTGTCTCTCGGCGAGTTTTTTTTAGAATTGGGATTAATGGAGGAGTCTTTATTCTGTTTTGATTTGAGTTTAAAAAAGAATTCTAAAAATTGCAATGCTTTAATATATAAAGGTTTATGCTTAAAGGAAATGGGGATGTATGACAAATCATTAAATACATTGGATACTTGTTTGGAATTAGACCCTAACAATCTTATTGCATGGAATTATAAAGGAACCATTTATAATTTGATGGGCAAATATCATGATGCATTGGAATGTTTTGATAAATGTTTGTCCATTGACTCAAATAGTGTTCCGGCCATTGTTAATAAGGCAACTTCATATTTTCATCTTGGAAATATTGATGTTTCATTAAAATGCTGTGAATTTGCATTGAAATTAGATTCAACAAATTGTCCTGTCTGGGACAATTATGCCACATTCTTGTTTCATGCAAATCGATTGGATGAGTCATTAAATGCATATGACCATGCATTAGAGTTATGTCCTAAAAATATAAACTTATTGAAAAATAAATTAATATTATTGTTTAATATGGGTAAATGGGAAGAGGTTTTTATTTTTGCTGATGAAATATTAAATTTTGACAATGAATTGGATTGGGTTGAGGATTACAAAAGATTGGCATTAGAGGAATTAAATAAAAGCAATTAA